From Amia ocellicauda isolate fAmiCal2 chromosome 12, fAmiCal2.hap1, whole genome shotgun sequence, a single genomic window includes:
- the LOC136764448 gene encoding mucin-7, whose protein sequence is MKGRMQCVLFLVSALTAVQVKTEATTIAPVATLMNFEGSGSEQPTVTATTPRPTNTAAPTTVALTYTTIATPTTFSTTTASTLSLPGSSSDTTFPPLTPTQTSVPEGIVSMKITIKRTFTSSLKDPTSPSYKALEANVSGELNPFYAKIYPAFRHIQILNFTNGSIDVDFNLVFDNVSSVPIINSTSNNLQSGLRDSQVFLDVDPATVIDTRAEPTTAAPTTTTTAAPTTTTTAAPTTTKTTSGGGSTHSAPVSFTLTALLLCLSALYSTGAQCLL, encoded by the exons atGAAGGGAAGAATGCAGTGCGTCTTATTCCTAGTTTCTG cactgacagcagtTCAGGTGAAGACTGAAGCAACAACTATAGCCCCAGTTGCAACTTTAATGAACTTTGAAGGCTCAG GTTCTGAGCAGCCCACAGTTACAGCTACAACTCCCAGACCCACCaacactgcagctcccactactgtAGCTCTCACATACACCACGATTGCAACTCCCACCACCTTCTCAACTACAACTGCCTCCACTCTCTCATTACCTGGTTCCTCAAGTGACACCACTTTCCCCCCCCTTACCCCCACGCAAACCAGCGTCCCCGAGGGAATAGTGAGCATGAAGATTACAATTAAGCGTACTTTCACCTCAAGTCTCAAAGACCCCACATCTCCCAGCTACAAGGCACTGGAAGCCAATGTGTCTGGCGAG ctcAATCCGTTCTATGCCAAGATATACCCTGCCTTCAGGCACATACAAATTCTGAATTTCAC CAATGGCTCAATCGACGTGGACTTCAACCTTGTCTTTGACAACGTGTCATCTGTCCCCATCATCAACAGCACTTCCAATAACCTCCAATCCGGTCTGAGGGACTCCCAAGTCTTCCTGGATGTGGATCCAGCCACCGTCATTGACACAA GGGCAGAACCCaccactgcagctcccactaccaccaccactgcagctcccactaccaccaccactgcTGCTCCCACTACCACTAAAACAACATCGGGAGGAGGCTCCACACACTCAGCTCCCGTCTCCTTCACCCTGACTGCTCTGCTTCTGTGCCTGAGTGCACTGTACAGCACAGGGGCCCAGTGCCTGCTATAG